The sequence below is a genomic window from Ignavibacteriales bacterium.
ACTCATACTCAACTACCGGACAGACAGATACACTTACATCACCGGAATATTTAGGACTTGATGTAACAGATTCAGTAAAATTTAATTATGCGTATGCACAATACAGTTCATCGTATAATGACAGACTTGTGGTACGGGTATCTAAAGACGGCGGATTAACATATCCTTACGTAATATTTGACAAAGCAGGCGCACAACTTGCAACGGCTCCTACAACAACAAGTTCTTTCACTCCTTCTGCAAGCCAGTGGGCTACTTTCTCATATTCGCTTGAAAGTATTGTCCCGGTTGAACTGACATCATTTACGGCATCTGTCACCGGGAATAATATTATACTGAACTGGTCAACCGCGAGTGAAACTAATAACAACGGGTTTGAAGTTCAGAAAAAAATCGGTAACGAATTTGTAACCATAGCGTTTATCGAAGGCGCCGGAACAACTACAGAAACACAATCATATTCATTCACAGAGAAAAATGTTGCTCCTGCTGTTTACGTTTACCGCCTGAAACAGGTTGATTATTCAGGAACATATCAGTACTCAAATACAATTGAAGCTGATGTTGCTTCCCCAAAAGAATTTTCACTTGATCAGAATTATCCGAACCCATTCAACCCGTCGACTAAAATATCTTTCTCACTTGCAGATGATTCAAAAGTATCATTGAAAGTGTTTAATCTGTTAGGACAGGAAGTTTCCGAAATATTTAACGGCAGTCTTCCTGCAGGTCCTTATAAAATGTCATTTGACGGAAGTTCATTGACAAGCGGTGTTTATCTGTACAGACTTGAAGCATCAGCTAAAAACGGAAGTACTTTTACTGAAATCAAAAAAATGACTTTGATTAAATAGTAATAAAATACGGGAGAGGTTAAGAGCCTCTCCCTTTGTTTCAATAACATATATGAGAGAACGATGAAAAAATTTTTATTTGCCGGCTTCTTTTTATTCTTAGTATCAGGTTTTGTATTGAAATCTCAGGCACAGGATATTGAAGTCATTGTGCATGCGACCCAGCTTATTGACACACTTGGTTATGGTAATATAGAAGCGGTTTTTGATTTTGAGGTAATAAATATTTCAATGATGGAACAGTCGGTATTTGAGGTTAGAACAATTAATGATTTACCTCAGGATTGGACTTCATCCTTATGTTTCGGCGAACTTTGTTTTCCTCCTGATATTGATAGTGTAGTAACAGCTGATCCTTTTCCGCAACCACCCCTGCAACCAGGTGACACATTAATTACATCTCTGCATGTTTATCCCCTGACAAATGTCGGAGTTGGACATGTTCAGTTACAAGTAGGAACTTTAAGAAACCCCGATGTTCGAGTGATATTGGATTTTTATACGACAGGAATTATTACGGATGTAAATGAAACTGGTTCTGTTGTTACTTATTCTTTAGATCAAAACTATCCTAACCCATTCAACCCATCTACAAACATTGTTTATTCAATTCCTGAACGAGGAAATGTAAGCATCAAGTTATATGATGTACTTGGTAATGAAATTGCGGACATTCTTAACGAAGACAAAGAAGCCGGTGAATACAGCTTGCAGCTCAACACTCAAAACTATGATCTATCAAGCGGTGTTTATTTTTATACGATGAGAGTTAATGATTTTGTTCAAACAAGAAAACTGATCCTGGAGAAGTAATGAAAAAACTTTTTTTAATTGTACTCGTTTTATTTTTTTCAATTAATGTTTTGCCTCAGAATGGTGAAACCAAATCAGGTAAGAAAGCTCCCGGTTTTAAATTAGCAGATCTTGATGGTAAGTATGTTGATTTAAAAAGTCTTCTCGGCAAAGGTCCTGTACTTATAAGTTTCTGGGCAACCTGGTGTAAACCCTGTGTTGAAGAACTTACCGAATACAAAAAGATATACAACGACCTGAAAGAAAAAGGTTTTAACATGGTTGCAATTTCAACCGATTCTGAAAAAAGTGTTTCGAAAGTAAAACCTTTTGTAAAATCCAAGGACTATCCTTTCACTGTTCTTCTTGATACAAACTCTGAAATAGCAAGAAAGTATTATGCAGACCCGATACCTTATTCAGTGCTCCTTGATTCAAAAGGAAATATTGTTTATTCACATCTCGGATATAAAAAAGGAGATGAGATCGAGCTAAGAAAAAAAATTGAAGAACTTTTAATGAACTAATTATAAAATAAATTTTTCTATTACTGACTATGAAATTTTCCCGCCTTCTTTTTTTGCTGATGTTCTGTCTGATTATCTCGTCAGTTTCCTTTTCACAAAATGAAGATGAACCCGAAGAAGAATCGGAACCGATTACACTTCCATCCGGACTCTTCCTTTCAAACCAGATGAAGTACTCTTACGACTATGATAAGGAACTTGAGATATTTGAAGACTGGTTAACACTTGATTACCGTAACGGAATTTTTTCAACCGGAATCCGTTTTGAAATGTTCCAGCCGAATGATCCAAATCCATCTATCAGCAGGGGCAAAACACGCTTTGCTGATATCGCTTTTAAATATATTAAAGCGGAGATTGGTGATATTGAGCAGGGCGGTGAAATAACAGTCGGCAACTTCTATACTCTTTTCGGAAGAGGAATGATTCTTAAAAGTTATGAAAACAGATCGATCCGAATTGACAATAATCTTATCGGTGTAAAACTTCTCGGCAGGTATAACGGATTTATTGTAACAGCATTAACAGGTATGCCTGAAAACTCCGATGCAACAAGAACTGACCTGCTTCACGCCGTTGATCTTGAATATGCCGGATTTAATATGTTGAGAGTCGGCGGAAGTTTTGCATCAAACCAGCCGAATGTTGATGGTGTTGCCCGTACAAGACTCGCGTCACTACGTGTTCAGCCGAGTATCTGGAATTTTGATTTTTACGGAGAATACGGAATAAAACAAAACGAAGACATCAAACAGAATATTTTTAAAGGTGAAGATGAATTAGCTGGTGAAGCATATTATCTTAATGGAAGTTTTTATTATGATCATCTGAGTATTTCAGGTGAATATAAATACTATGATAATTTTGCTTTTGAATCTTATGACAGAACGGTTTCATACAACACACCTCCCGCAGTGAGAAAAGAATATACTTACGCATTGCTTAACAGGCATCCTTCACCGCTTAACCAGCAGGATGAAAAAGGTTTTGCCGCAGAACTTAATTATACTTTCAGTGATGAAACTTATTTAAGTGTGAACTACGGTGAAACAAAAACTATCGGTCCGGGTTCTTATTATCAAAAAGTTTTGCAGGATACACAAACAGTAAGACTTCAGCTTAAAGAAGCATTCGGACAGATTGGACATACATGGAATGATATGATTTCCACAATCGCCGCATTTGGTTATATGGAAGAAGGTTCGACAAATACCAAAAGCATAACTCCGGTACTTGAAAATAAATTTTACTTTGATGATGTAAACACAATCAAACTTGTACTTGAACATCAGCATACAACGGATAAAACCACATCAGAACAGTATTACGATGATGTTGTTACTGTTGAATATCTGCGTTCTCCCAAACTTAGTATTTCCGTTGTTGCGGAAATGCAGACCAAAGAACCCGAGAAGGGAAGAAAAGTAAGAAAGGTCTGGAGTTTCATTTCATTCGGTTATAAAATCGGCGAGCACACAGATGTAAGTTTATTAGTCGGAACACGCCAGGCTGGCAACATTTGTATCGGCGGTGTTTGCAGGTATGAACCGGAGTTCAGCGGTGTTGAACTGAAGATGTTTACAAGATTGTGAGAAGGTTTTAAAAGGTAGCCGCAAGCTTTAGCTTGCGTGGAATGAGTAACGAACTATTGGTTCCAAATACATACTTCGCAGGCTGAAGCCTGCGGCTACCAGATGTCAATATTAATTAATCCCTCGCGTTTCCTGTCACGAACAACTTCGTGACAGGACATTTATCTTTTCTGTTTTTCTACTTCCTTTTAAACTTCAATGAAACTGAATTAATACAATACCTGTCACCCGTTGGCTGCGGACCATCATCAAAAACATGACCGAGATGTGAACCGCAATTTGAACACAACACCTCAGTTCTTACCATTCCATGACTATAATCAGTTTGCAGCTTAACGTGATCTTCAGCAGTTGGTTTGTAGTAACTTGGCCAGCCGCATCCCGCATCAAACTTTGTTTCTGAACTGAATAGTTCCTGTCCGCAAGCGGCACAGTAATAAGTTCCTTTTTCAAAATGCTGATCGTATTCACCTGTGTAAGGTCGTTCAGTTCCTTTTTGTCTTAACACATAATACTGTTCGGGTGTTAATTCTTTTTTCCATTCTTCATCAGTTTTCATAACCTTTTCCATTTTCATTCCTTTGTTTTTTGTGTCTTTTTTGTTCGGATCGTTTTGAGCAGCAGCATTATTTATATCGGAAGAACTTACAGTAAAATAAATAATCGCCGTAACAAAAAATATAACTGCGGGGATCAGAAGTTTTTTCATCTTATACCTCATTTCATTATTGGTTTCTGTTGAATTGTATTAGTCACTTTGCGTTCAAAATGTAACGAAGAATTTCATTTGTGAAAAGTTACATTTTTTACTCTATCAAAGTTAGTATTGATATATCACGAAAGTGTCACAGGTTTGTGTATAGAGAATCTCCTTCAAATCCCGTATTTTTGAACGTGTTTTAAATAGGATTTTGTATTCACAAACGGAGCCACAATGAAAAGAATATCACTCGTAATCACTTTCATAATCATCATTTCATTTGCCGCAGGTTCAGTATTCGCACAATCAGTTTATAAAAAAGAAGATAAGATAGGACAGGTTGGTCTGGGATTAGGTTTCGGCGGTATTTACGGAAGCGTTTCCTTTCCTCCAATCAGTTTTGGATTTCAATATGGCATTCACGAAAAAATTTCAGTCGGCGGAATTATTGGTTACACATCTTCAACCGAAGAAGTGTTCTTTACCAGGAATTATGAATGGAAATATTCCTACATAGTAATCGGCGCACGAGGTGAATATCATTTTCTTGAAAACGTTGACAAGGTTGACGGATACGCAGGCGCGACACTTGGTTACAACATAGTCAGTGTTTCCGAGCCTACCGGCTTTGGCGGAACTTACTCCGCTTCGGGAAGTTATTTACTGCTTGGTGTTCACATAGGCGGAAGATATTATTTTAATCCGCAGATAGCCGCATTTGCAGAGCTTGGGTATGGCGTTGGTTATTTGACTATCGGGGTAGCGTTTAAATTATAGAAATAAAATCGATCCTGTCGGATCTGTATATAACAAGGGACAAATAATTTTGTTTAATCATCATGAAAAATATTCTTCTTACTATAACAATACTTTTCTGTTCAATTCAAATTATTTCAGCACAACAAGGAACAATTAAAGGAACGGTTAAAGATAATCTCTCCGGAAGCCCGCTGATAAATGTCAATGTAACTTTAAATGAGTTTGCATCAGGAACAACGACCGATAAAGACGGCAACTACAATTTAAATGTAAGCTCCGGATACTATCACGTTACCTTTTCTTATGTTGGTTATAAAACTGTAACAGCGACTGTTGAAGTTGTTCCTGCAAAAGAAACGATATTAAATATTTCACTACTACCATCCAGCGTTGCAATTGGTGATGTCACTGTTTCATCAACACGTTACATCACAATGGAAAAAGATATTGCTCTTCCAATGGAAGTGATCGATAAAACTTTAATTGATAAAAAAGCGGTTAATACTCTTTCCGATCTTTTAAAGAACGAACCGGGACTTTCAATATCAAGGGATGGAATCTGGTCAACATCTGTTGTAATAAGAGGTCTGAGCAAATCGAGTATTGTTTCGATGATCGATGGGAACAGGATTGAAACCGCAACTGATCTTTCCGCAGGATTAGCAATGATCGATCTTTCAGACATTGAAAGAGTGGAAGTAATAAAAGGCGGAGTTTCATCACTATACGGAACAAGCGCGTTGGGCGGGGCTGTAAACATCATTACTAAAAGAAAAACTTATGGAAGTAAATTCTTTTTATCCGGTACAACTTCGGGAGATTATAATTCCGTTAATGAGGGATCATCAGGAAGATTATCACTTACAACTGGAACAGACAAATTGTACTTGCGTGTAAGTGCTTCCAAAAGAAATACTGAAAACATAAACACTCCACGGGGTGAATTAAAAAACAGTATGTACAATGATCAGAGTATTTCGCTAAGCGGCGGAATAAAACTTATTCCAAATCACGAACTTATTCTTGATTATCAGAATTACAAAGCAACAGATGTTGGGGTTCCCGGCGGTTCGGTTTTTCCGACTAACGCTTCTGTAAAATATCCGTCGCATAAAAGAGATATGTTCTCAGCCGAATACAACATTACATCACTTGCCGCTTTTCTTCCAAAAGTTTCATTGAAATATTTTAATCAGAATATTTACCGTGAAGTTGAAAATATTCCAAACCAGGTTGTTGTTGATTCAGTGAACAGGAGAAAAACTTCTGTGCTGAGCATACTGCCTTACGGAAGACATTTTACAAACGGGGCACAACTTCAAACAGACTGGTTACTTTCAAAAAGTAATTTGCTTATTGCCGGTGTTGATGTTTGGCAAAGAAATCTTGACAGCCGAAGACAAAGAAATATTAAAGTTGAAACATTTGATTCAACATGGACAAACATAACCACAACAACAAACAGGACTTTTGGCGAAGCCCCTCTGCCCGAAGCAAAGTACAGAAGTATAGGAACATTCGCGCAGCTTGAAAGCAACTTGTTTGATGATAAATTATCAGTTACTATCGGCGGAAGATATGATCAGATTAATATTAAGAGTAATGATGTTTTTAATCCTGTTTACATCATAACTAATGGTGTAAGGAATGATAATCCAGCCGATTCATTGATCTATGCCGCAACGGATGAGAACAATAATTCATGGGGCGGAAACATCGGTCTGCTTTATTCAGTTGATGATAACATAGATTTGTCTTTTACCGCGGCACACTCATTTCGTTCACCCTCACCCGAAGAACGATTTCAGTTCATAGACCAGGGAAGTATTGTACGATTTGGTAATCCACGGCTTGAACCGGAAACAGGAAATTTCTTTGATCTCGGATTCAGAGTTTGGGAAGATAATTTTTCATTTAAAGGTAGTGTGTTCCTCAACCTGATGAAAAACCTTGTGACTGATGTTCCCGGCTTTTATGAATCAAGAAGATCAACCTATAAATCAAATATCGGTGAAGCGCGTTTATATGGATTTGATTTTGCAACTGAGTTCACGATTTCAAATTATGCGTTGACATATATTTCAGCTTCGTATGTAAGAGGTGAAGACACAGGAAATGAAACTGATCTGCCGCAGGTTCCGCCGTTGAATGGCAGGATAGGAGTCCGCTCTGACTATCTTAAATATGTTACGATAGATTTAACAGCAAACATTTTTGACAGGCAGGATAAAACTGCTTCAGGTGAAATTAACACTCCAGGTTATGTTTATTATGATATGTATCTGAGTTCACTTCCGATCAGTTTTAGCTATGCTGAGTTTCAACTATTTGCAGGTATAGAAAATATTTTTGATAAAGCATACAGAAATCATCTTGCTACAAACCGCGGTTTGGTTAACATTGAACCCGGAAGAAATATTTTTGTAAAGGCAAAACTGAGTTGGTGAAATTCAATATTATTTTGATAGGTCAAGTGTCACACTGAGCCTGTCGAAGTGTGACGGTGTTTTTAACTAGTTCGTCTTCGACATCTGCCTCTGCATAGAGTTGCAGAACTGTCATTCCGAACTTGGTTCGGAAACTTATGTTGAGGTTTTGTACAATAGAAGACCCTGAAACAAGTTCAGGGTGACAAAAAGAGATTTGTACAACACCCTCCTAGAGCAGGTCGACTGACATATTGGATTTATTTAGACAAAGTTCAGTTCCTCAAAATTCTTAATGAAATAGATTCTTTGAATATAAAATTATGACCTGGTTCATACTCGCATTTACATCTGCAGTACTTTCTGCAGCGGCTTCACTCGGTGAAAAGAAATCTCTATTTAAAATGAGTGCGATAAATTTTTCTTTTGTGTTATCTCTATTCACACTTTTATTCTCGATTCCGTTTTTTCTTTCACCAACTTTTCAACAGCCCGGAACAACGAGTCTTATAATCCTTTTTGCCAAAACACTGCTTAACTCGTTCGCGTTTTTGTTTGTGATGTACTCGATAAAGAATTTAGATATCAGCGAAGCATTACCGCTGATGGTACTTACACCGGGATTCGTTGCGATCTTTGCATTTATATTTTTAGGCGAGTCATTAACACTTCAGGAAATATCCGGAGTAATACTTTTGCTCGTCGGTACTTATATACTTGAAACGGGTTCTGACGGGGGGATTCTCGGTCCGTTCAAAGTATTTATCAAAACTAAAAATTACAGGTTTGTAATTACAGCATTACTTTTATTTACAATCACTTCGATTCTTGATAAAGTTTTGGTCGGACAGTACAAGGTGACACCTCATACATTTGTCGGATATCAGCATTTGTTTACTGCAATAATTTTTTTAATAACTTTTTTATTCAACAGAAGAAGTGATGATGAAAAACTAATTCCTGAAAAATCGTTATTGGGATTAATTGTAGTGATAGCCGTAATAACAATCGGTTACAGATACACACAGATTGAAGCAGTTAAACTCGCGCCGGTTGCGTTGGTATTATCAGTTAAAAGAATTTCCGTTTTTTTTGCAACGTTAGCAGGCGGAAAAATATTTAAAGAAAAAAATCTTTTGAAGAAAGCAATCGCAACGGCTGTAATGATTGCTGGGGCGTTACTAATATTAGAGGAATAAAAATTACACAGAGATACACGGTGGATCACAGAGAACCACGGAGATGAATTCTCAGTGGTTCTCCGTGTAAGTCTTATTTCTTCTTTACTCTAAACTCCATTTATTATTTGTTAAATCTGAATCAGGTATTTTATCATCACCAAGTTCAGCGGATATAACTTTTGAATTAACTTCCGCAGTCAACATAATTTCTTTATTCCCTTTCTTCCATACATAAGCAGTTTCATAAAGTTTTATTTCATCACCGGTTTCTGTTTTTAATTTTACAACGACCGGAACAGGAAGATTTCCCTTCATCATAATTTTAATTTCAACTTTACCTGACGATTGATTGACAGCACTTATACCAACATCAGGAATTCCTCTTTCAAGAAACCATGGATTGAAATACCAGGATAAATCTTCACCGACAGCATCACTGAAACAATTAAAGAAATCATAAGGCGTTGGATGTTTGCCGTTCCATCTTTCGATATAGGTCTTCATCGCGAGTTTGAATTTTTCTTTCCCCAAGGCATCGAGAAGAATATCATATGCAACTCCCGGTTTATAATAACTAAGCATACTAAGATCAGGATCACGAAGCATTGTTGATGGACCAAACATCGGGATATCATTTTCTTTTCCGGCAAAGTTCGCAAAACCTTTAGCTGCTCTTATCCTGTGATCATAAGGCTCAAACGATAGTTGAATATCATACGGAAGCATATATGCCCAGCCTTCATCCATCCACGCGTATTTGGTTTCGTTTGTCCCGACATAAAACGGGAAATACATGTGTGCAATTTCGTGTGTCGTTACATAAATATCCCAAAGTCGGCTCGGGAAAATACCATCATTAACAATCATAGGGAATTCCATTCCTGCATCACCATTAAAAACAGTTATCGCAGGATATGGATAAGCAACTCCCGGAAGATCGTTTGATAACATTTCAATTGTCTTTTTTGCGACAAGCGCCGACTCATAAAAGAATTTTGACTCAGGATTATATGCTGACTGAACAAGTACTCTTCTCCCCTTTTCTATTTCAGTGCTTACAGCATCATACAGGAAATGATCTGAGACTCCAAATGCAAAATCAGGAATGTAATCAGCATAAAACTTCCAGGTTTTTTTTCCGTTTTTACTTTTGAATATGTTTTTGCCCTTAAGATCTTCGGTAGTAATAATATTTATAACTGAATCAGATTTTTGTGAATTGTTATATCGTTCTAAATATTTAATCTCAAAAACTTCTGATGGATTTTGAAGTGTGCCTGTTGCCCAGACTCCAAACCCTGAAGGCACTTCAATTTGAACATCCATCTTTCCGTATTCGTTATAAAACTCATGTTCGCCGTTATGCTGATACATGTCCCAGCCGTTTATATCATCATAGACAGCAATCTTAGGATACCAGTAACCGATAAAAAAAGTTGTTGAATCATAAGCTCCCATTCTTGGATTTGCAGGATATGGAATTTCAAATCTCCAGTTTATACCAAAAGAAGTATTTGATTTTGGAGCCAATGGAACGGGAAGTGTGACAATCATATTTGTTCCATTTATCAGCACGGATTTATCTTCAGGCTTAAGACTTAAAGAAGTTTTTTCTGAAATGAATTTTGAAATTATTATTCCATCTGTTAATGAGTTTTGATCAAGTTCAATATTTCTTACTGCTTCTTTTTTATGAACATTCTGATAAAGTTTGAAAATGATTTTCTTTAACGTGTCGGGACTGTTGTTGAAATAAGTTATTGTCTCCTCACCTATTAATGTTCGTGTTGAAGGTTCGATAAAGGCTTTGATTTTATAGTCAGAAATATTCTGCCAATAATTTTTCCCGGGATTTCCATCCGGCGAGCGGGTTTCCTTCTGATAGGCTTTTGAAATTTCTTTCGGCATGAAAGAATATCGCTGGCTATAAATTGTGCCGGTAAAACTTATGAAAAGAATAATAAACGGTGTTAAGAGAGCATTCAACTTCGGCATGATAACAATCTCCACATTTAATACTTGATGAATTGTAAATTGTAGAGAAGTAAAGAGAGAGTAAAACCGTTTATCAAATTTTTCTAATTTGATTCAAAGCTTTCTTTGTCGGAAAAGCAAGATAAACATTCGCCAATATCCTGCCGATCATAAAAGATAAAGTTGCTGCAACCGCGCCGACTAAGTAAAAATACTTTATCGAAATAAACAGGACTATTATGATCCCTACAAACTCTGCAAGTGTTCCGACTGAAATTGGTTTTGTAAACTTACTGCTTACAAGTACCGCTCTTTGAAAACTGACAAGTACAGTAAGCATCGGGAATACTGAAATTATCATCAGCGGAAATTTTGCAAAGTCTGCAAGTTCATCCGTTAATCCTGCAACACCTTTAAACCAAAGATCAGCGAGAGGCGTGTAAGCAATGATAGTTAATGTTCCCGCAAGTATGATTGCCAGCCCTATCCCGAATTTCTTAAGCCTTTCATATCCTTCACCTTTATCACCAATTAACGCAACCACAACTTCCTGGTATGAGAGTCCAAGGCTTCTGAATATAAAAAGGAATGAAGTGACAACAGGAAGAACTGCATAGGACTCAAGCGGGTATTTACTCTGCCCGATAAAAAATGTAACAATCGGCTGAACACCGAGATTGAGTAATGACATGATCGCGAGTGGAAAATAAAATGAAAATATCTCGCGGTAGCGGATTGAGTGTTCAGTGATAAATTCTGCTGAACCCGACTTTAATTTCTTTATCAGCTCTTTAGCCATTATTCTGCTTGCAATTGCTTCAACAATAACAGCGGCAGAAAGTGATGATGCGCCGATCACAGCGCCGGGAATTTTTGTAAATGAAAAAAGAAGTACTGCCGTTGTGGACATTGTAAGCAATCGTATTATTGTTCCGTAAGCAACTCTTCTTGTAAGATTATTGCTAATCAATATTCCCTGGTAAAATCTTCGGTACCCAATAGCCGCAGGCCATGGTAATAACATTATCAATGAATGATGAGTTAGTTCAGCAACAACAGCCGGCAATCCGATCAGATCGCGAGTTATGAAATAGAAAACTATAGGTAATAACAGAATCGCAAATATTAATGTTATCGCTGAGTTAAGTGTGTAAGTAAAAACGCGAAGTTTATTAAACGTAAGTTTATTCTTAACAATTGCTATCGATGCGCTCATCATCATTATAACGGGAGCTTCAATTATAAGTGCAAATGAAAAGGCAACACCGTAAGCCGCAAGATTATATTTGGGATCAGGAAGACGCGCAATAAGTGCAGTTAGAAACGGACCTTCAACCGACATCATCAGCCAGGTTAATGCCAAAGGCAGCCAGAATAAAAATATCTTTTTTGAGTTAAGTTCTTCAGCCGGCGATGTCATTGATCAGTTTGTTCTTTCATTTCCTTTTTATTGTCCGCTGCAAAAATAAAAAAAGACAGGATGTTATTCTGATTATTTCTTATGGACGACTAAAATATTTATAAATATTTTCGACTATGAGATAAGAAGAATTGTTTTATTTCAAATAAGAGATATGACTACAGAAGAAAAAGCAGAGTGGTTTGAGCGTTCGCTAAAATTTGTGCTTGACGGGAAAGTTCAGCTTGTTATGAAGTCCCGTAAAAACGGCGAAGGAAG
It includes:
- a CDS encoding EamA family transporter, translating into MTWFILAFTSAVLSAAASLGEKKSLFKMSAINFSFVLSLFTLLFSIPFFLSPTFQQPGTTSLIILFAKTLLNSFAFLFVMYSIKNLDISEALPLMVLTPGFVAIFAFIFLGESLTLQEISGVILLLVGTYILETGSDGGILGPFKVFIKTKNYRFVITALLLFTITSILDKVLVGQYKVTPHTFVGYQHLFTAIIFLITFLFNRRSDDEKLIPEKSLLGLIVVIAVITIGYRYTQIEAVKLAPVALVLSVKRISVFFATLAGGKIFKEKNLLKKAIATAVMIAGALLILEE
- a CDS encoding T9SS type A sorting domain-containing protein, with protein sequence MKKFLFAGFFLFLVSGFVLKSQAQDIEVIVHATQLIDTLGYGNIEAVFDFEVINISMMEQSVFEVRTINDLPQDWTSSLCFGELCFPPDIDSVVTADPFPQPPLQPGDTLITSLHVYPLTNVGVGHVQLQVGTLRNPDVRVILDFYTTGIITDVNETGSVVTYSLDQNYPNPFNPSTNIVYSIPERGNVSIKLYDVLGNEIADILNEDKEAGEYSLQLNTQNYDLSSGVYFYTMRVNDFVQTRKLILEK
- the msrB gene encoding peptide-methionine (R)-S-oxide reductase MsrB, with product MRYKMKKLLIPAVIFFVTAIIYFTVSSSDINNAAAQNDPNKKDTKNKGMKMEKVMKTDEEWKKELTPEQYYVLRQKGTERPYTGEYDQHFEKGTYYCAACGQELFSSETKFDAGCGWPSYYKPTAEDHVKLQTDYSHGMVRTEVLCSNCGSHLGHVFDDGPQPTGDRYCINSVSLKFKRK
- a CDS encoding TonB-dependent receptor, which translates into the protein MKNILLTITILFCSIQIISAQQGTIKGTVKDNLSGSPLINVNVTLNEFASGTTTDKDGNYNLNVSSGYYHVTFSYVGYKTVTATVEVVPAKETILNISLLPSSVAIGDVTVSSTRYITMEKDIALPMEVIDKTLIDKKAVNTLSDLLKNEPGLSISRDGIWSTSVVIRGLSKSSIVSMIDGNRIETATDLSAGLAMIDLSDIERVEVIKGGVSSLYGTSALGGAVNIITKRKTYGSKFFLSGTTSGDYNSVNEGSSGRLSLTTGTDKLYLRVSASKRNTENINTPRGELKNSMYNDQSISLSGGIKLIPNHELILDYQNYKATDVGVPGGSVFPTNASVKYPSHKRDMFSAEYNITSLAAFLPKVSLKYFNQNIYREVENIPNQVVVDSVNRRKTSVLSILPYGRHFTNGAQLQTDWLLSKSNLLIAGVDVWQRNLDSRRQRNIKVETFDSTWTNITTTTNRTFGEAPLPEAKYRSIGTFAQLESNLFDDKLSVTIGGRYDQINIKSNDVFNPVYIITNGVRNDNPADSLIYAATDENNNSWGGNIGLLYSVDDNIDLSFTAAHSFRSPSPEERFQFIDQGSIVRFGNPRLEPETGNFFDLGFRVWEDNFSFKGSVFLNLMKNLVTDVPGFYESRRSTYKSNIGEARLYGFDFATEFTISNYALTYISASYVRGEDTGNETDLPQVPPLNGRIGVRSDYLKYVTIDLTANIFDRQDKTASGEINTPGYVYYDMYLSSLPISFSYAEFQLFAGIENIFDKAYRNHLATNRGLVNIEPGRNIFVKAKLSW
- a CDS encoding TlpA family protein disulfide reductase; its protein translation is MKKLFLIVLVLFFSINVLPQNGETKSGKKAPGFKLADLDGKYVDLKSLLGKGPVLISFWATWCKPCVEELTEYKKIYNDLKEKGFNMVAISTDSEKSVSKVKPFVKSKDYPFTVLLDTNSEIARKYYADPIPYSVLLDSKGNIVYSHLGYKKGDEIELRKKIEELLMN